TTTTCATAAGCTCTTAGGGATTTTACGTAGAGAGAAAAATATCAACCATGAAGCTACTTCAGCAAGGCTTCTTCAGTTTTTACTACCGGGACGGCCACTCTCTGGCCGTCCCTCATCATTCTGCCAGTAGGCACGGGCGGTCTCGAACCGCCGGCCTCTACCGCGTCAAGGTAGCGCTCTCCCCCTGAGCTACGTGCCTGCATTTACTCATTCTATAGAATATCTCGATCTATGTCAATAACATTTTTTGTATCATCTCTCGATAAAAGGTAACTACTGAGGCATAAAGACACAAAGGGACAAAGACACAGAGATAAATTTGGCTTTAATTATCACTTTTTGATATAATATTACTAGACTGAACTTCATACGATATTTCAACTTTCTGATCCGATTATCACCTGACATTCTTTTCCTTACCACAGGCATTTTATTTTAAAGAACAGGCATTATCAAGAAAGGAGCGTTGAATTATGAGTACAGGCAATACAAAATTATATGCAGCAGTCTTGTGTTTTCTGGTTTCGCTTTCGGTTTGCTCACTCGGCCATGCGGGAACAATTTACTGGGGGCTTCCGAGCATCTACTCTTCCTGGGGGCCGGGTAATTTCATTGCCGGGAGCATCGGCAATATGACCGCCCGCGCTCAGGGGGCCTATGCCTTCACCGATTATGCCAGCGCCTGGGGGCTGAGCAACTGTGCAACCGGCGGGCTTCTCGGTGCCGGAGCCATGAACCCGTGGACACAGATGTACTCGATGTCACCGATGTTCGGCTATAATTCACCGGTATTCACCAACCCCTGGCTGACTTCCTCTACCTTCTCCCCTTATTATTCAATAAGTTATCCTTACACCTTTGCCTCCCCTGCTTACTCCCTGCTCACCTCTGGCTATTCTTATCCATCTACCTATAGCTATCCGGCTTTCGAATTTGCCCAATGGCCGACCCTGAGCTCTCCCCTGCCAGCCACCTCGACGACTGCAACCACGACGGCAACCACTACTGCCACTACTGCCACTACTACCACAGCCCCCTAGAGCCGAAAAGCGGATTTTGACCAGCAAACAAAGCGTCACCGACCCAAAACATCGTTGATGATAGTGACCGTATACCGAAGTGTTTCGTTAACGGCTTTCTGCATTTCCGCAATGCGGATCCGCTGATTATATTCGAAGTAGTCGCGGATACAGAACCAGGGGACATAGGGATCGAGAATCGTATATTTTATGCTGGAATCTCCCCCGGTTCGATCATCGAGCTGATACCAGTAAGGGGGCCACTCGTTTCCGGAGAACTGGTTTTCATCGGACAGGTGCTCATGGACCTCTATGACTAATTTTATCCGACCGGGAAACCGGGTGATGAACCTGCGTATCTCCCTGCTCGAAGCAGGGGAATTATCGCCGGTAAGAATATCATTGTTGGTAATCTCCAGAAAGAGTACCCGCCCCCCGGGATCAGCAACATGCTTTTCAAATTCAGCCTTAAAAATCTGGCCCCAGGGTTTTTCCAGGTAATGGTACCCTACCACAATCAGTGCGTACCCCGGACCTGCAGCCTCAATTCTTCCCTCATACGGAGTAAGGCGGTTTCCTCCGACCTGATAAGTACAGGAAGTCAGGCCGAGGAATCGCTCCCGCTCTTTCAATATCCTTCTGGTAGCCTGGATCGGAAGAGATCTTTCCGGCGACTTGGAGGAAAGAAAACTCCGATAGGCCAGCCTTGAGCTGTCCATGCCCTGGCCAAAAGAAGCCGGTGCAGTTAAGAAACTCAGGGCAAGGGTAATAGTTATTATGTACAGCAGTATCTTCGACATGGTATTGATAACCTGGAACCAATGAATAGTTGAAAAACCGCTTGCGAGAAATGCCTGGCCAGCCAGCGGGCGCAGGATAGATTACTCAAGGCATATTGCGGGTATTTTTATGCAATAGCCATGCCAAAACAGGAAGAATCGGACACAGTGGCTGATCAGACAGTTTTTTCAAGGCCCAGCCGAGGGATAACGATGAATTGAATGCACGGAAGGCCGGCTCTTTTTCTCGAAATGTGTTCAAAAAAGAGAAGCCATGCTCAGTATCTGAACAATCTCTCAGACTGAAAGCAGACGGATAGCGGTCAGGGCCTGTTCAGAGGCTGGTATGGATATTGCCTCCTGACCACAGGGAAGAAGCATTATTTCACTTTCCAAACCTGATTCAAATTGTTTATAATTTATGATATTCAAAACTGAATATTTTTTACCTTATCACCGTAAGCAGGGAGATTATATATGGGCAGGAAAAGAGAGCTCGCTGTCAGTGTTTTAGTCTGTCTTGTATTGCTCGGCCCGGGTTTTGCCGGGCAAATGCCTTGTGCCTTTGGCCGCGATTTGCGCATTCCTCGGGACTATCCCCGCATCCAGGAGGCAATTGATGCATCTTCTCCGGGAGACCGGATTATGGTAGCTGAGGGAAACTACCCGGAGCAGGTCCGGCTGAAAGCGGGAATTACTCTGGAAGGGGGCTGGAACAAGCAGTTTACCCAGAGGGACTGGAAAAAATACCCGACCGTCATCGATGTCAAGGGGAAGAATGGATGGGCGATCTTTGCCGCCAGCGATACGGTTTTAGATGGCTTTATCGTTCAGAACGCGACCCAGGTGAAGACGGAAAAAGAGGAGTACGGCAGCGGCATTTACTGCCTTTCAGCGCAGCAGGTAATCATCCGGAACAATACCTTTCGGCAGAATGAGCCCAGCGGGATATATGCGGGCGACAGCCAGGTAACCATCATCGGAAACCACATTCTGAACAATGTCAAGGCCGGGATACATCTGGAGAAAGGATCGACCCTGGTCGTTCAATCAAATATTATCGAGGGCAATAAGGAGGCGGGGATTTCCTCATTAAGTAAGGTCCCTAACCGGATCGAGGTCTTCGGGAACCGGGTTTTCCGCAATGGCCGGGGCGGCATCGACTGCCAGAATGCTACCGGGAAAGTTTACAACAATATTGTTTATGAAAATAAGGAGGCTGGTATCCGGGGCTGCATCTCTCCCCTGGAGGTGATCAACAACACGGTTGTCAGGAATGGGCAGGCCGGAGTATCCATGGATGACCAGAGCAGGGAGATTACCATAAAAAATAATATCTTAGTTTTCAACGCCGAGTCAGGGATCTCATCCGCTCAGCGAGGCTACAGCCATAACCTTTTATTTGCCAATACGGGAGAGGAATACTGCGACCCCAACCTTCTGCCCTGCATCCGCAGTCAGCATGCAGGATATGAGGATGAAGAGAGTTACCGGAAGATCGGACAGATCATCGCCAATCCCCGGTTCGTGGATCCCAACAGCCACGATTATCACCTTTTGCCCGGCTCCCCGGCCATCGACGCGGGAGACAGCAACCCCATCTATGCGGACAAAAATTTCCCCCCCTCCCTGGGTTCCGAGCGAAACGATATGGGTGCCTATGGCGGGCCTTACACCGTCGCAGAGGAGCGGAACAAAACGAATCGCGCCCCCCTGCCCAAGGCTGAAATCTCCTCCCCGCTCTTTGCCGGAGATACCGTCCGGCTGGATGCATCCGCAAGTCAGGACCCTGACGGTGATATGCTGAAATATGAGTGGGCTCTGCTCTCGGCACCTTCGGGGAGCACGGCCAAAATTTTCCGGTCCGACAGGCCGAAAACCACCTTTCAGGCGGACCGTGCGGGGGAATACCGGATCAGCCTGAAGCTCGTGGATCGATGGGGAGCCAGCGGAGAAACCACCCTGGTGGCCAAAGTCCAGAAGAACCATCCTCCCACCGCCTATGCGGGTGAGGATCTTGAATCGGTCAGTATGGGAGATACGATCAAACTGTCCGGTGATGTCAGCAGTGATGACGATGGGGACCCCCTTACCTACCGGTGGCAGTTTGCGGCCCGGCCCCAGAAGAGCCAGGCCCGGCTTTCCGATCCATCATCCGCCTCCCCCTCGTTTACGGTTGATCAGCCCGGCTGCTACCTCCTGCAGCTTATGGTAAACGATGGCCAGACAGACAGCCAGCCGGATGAAATCGTGATCAACACCGTCTATGCGTCGCCCGACAAGATCCGGCACGTACCGGCCCAGTACCCCACCATCCAGAGTGCCGTCGATGCAGCTCAACCGGGAGATACTGTCCTGGTCCAGGCTGGAACTTACCGGGAAAATGTCTATATCGACAAACTGCTCAACCTGAAAGGTGTCAACTGGCCGGTGATCGATGGAGGGGGTAAGCCGGGAAATGTGGACACGGTAAAAATTGACTCTCTGGGTGAGCAGGCCGGACGGATCGAAGGGTTTGTAATCACCGGCGGAGGCTCAGGCCCGCTGGCACATGGACTGAGCTCCTGGGACTCTTCCCCCACGATCTGCAATAATCAGTTTACCGGAAATCTCAATAACGGCATCGGGCTGCACGGCCGCAGGCTGCTGTCCGAAAAGGCGCAAGTCTATGGCAATATCGTCTATGGGAACAAAGGGGGCATCGGTAATGGACGGGGCGGCTGCGCCCATATTCACCACAACTATGTGTTCCGTAATTCGGTCTTCGGCATCGGCTGCCGGGGATTCTCCGCTCCCCGGATCGAGCATAACCACATCTTCGAAAACGATATCGGCGTCGGTATGCGAGAGGTTTCCTCACCCCAAATTGTCGGAAACTTAATTTATCATAACAAGCGCGGCATAACCTTAAGCCCGGTATCTACAGTCAAGGCTTCCAAAGGAGAGGATATCCTGATCTATAATAACCTGATCTTCCAGAATCGGGAGATCGGTCTGTCGGTTACTTCATTTAATCTCTCCCGGGTGATGATAATCAACAATACGATCGATTCCAATGGCCGGGAAAAACCGAGCCGCCGGGCAGGCGGCATTATCCTGGGGTGGCCCTGGCCAGCCACATTTGAAGCTGTAATCCAAAATAACGTCATCACCAATAACACGGGAGCAGGCATACTGAATTACCCTGGCCCGCAAGACCTGCGTGGAACAGGTGATGCGGTCCAGGCAGCCCAGGGAGAAACGAAAGAACCTGCACGGCTGGGAGGAGCAAAGGTCGCCCTTGCCCGCAATAACCTGTGGAACAATACCGAGAATTACTCCGGATGCCTGACCGGAGATGGAGATATCTCGCAGGACCCCATCTTTGCAGCCCAGGGCAGGCAGCCTTGGGAGCAATATTTCCTCAGCCAGACCGATGCCGGACAGTCGCAGAACAGCCCCTGTGTGAACGCAGGCCTTGCCAGCACTACCGCGGCCCCGTACCTGGCCGGACACACTACCCGCGTTGATTTACAGCCGGATACCGCCGGTCCGGACCTTGGCTTTCACTACTTTCCCGCTGATTGCGGCCAGGACCTGCCCTCTCTGGTCAGGGAAAAACTTGAGGGGCAGGCCAAATGATTGTGCCACAAGGTTGCCGTGGATTTACTACCTTGGAAGTATCAACCATTTCCATTGACATTTTTAATTGGAATCTCTCTACCGGACACTTTTGAGGTAACAACCGCGAATGAACGCGAACTGAACAACGAGGACTCGATAATGAAGGCAAATCAAAAGAATTTATCAGCGTCTATTCGTGTGCATTCGCGGTTGATTACAGGAATTGAAAAAAAAGTGTCCGGTAGCGAATATAAAAATTAATAAAACTAAATGCCAATCTAACCATTTAATCTTCTTCCGGCTTCCAACTCTTGATTCCTGGCTCTTCTTGCACCAAAGTTTGAACAAAATTTCTATTGTACGGGCAGTAAGGGCCTACAAGTGCAGGGATTCAGTTTCGGGAGGAATTCCCGGTGGTCGTTTTCTGCCTGTTGAGCCGATCTAGGAATAGTCAGGAAGAGAAACTAAACCTTTCTCAGTCTAATTCAGTCTAATGTGGTAAAGCATGACGACTTCAAATCCACATGATATCCCTCATATTCAGTGTTCCCCGGACTCTTCTTCACAAGCGATGACCTCCAGGGATCAGATACTCGTGCAGCACAAGGGCGGGCATCGGGAAAGCAGCCGGCAAGAAAAGATAAGCTTTTCCCCTTTCATGGCCGGAGCTTGTATCCTTGCCCTGTCATGTGGTGATTTTCTGGCTGCCCTCGAAATTGTGGGTATTCTCGGATTCAGCATGCTCCTTGAAAGCCATGCGTCCCGGAAGCTTTGGAAAGCCCGGCAGGAAGCCCTCAAGGGGAATGCCGCAAATATGCTTATCATGGTTGAACGAGGAGCAAAGGGCGGGAGTGAAATTTCCGCCAGTCAGGCCAATCTTACACCGGAGGTTAATGCACCCGTGAGCATGTTCTCGTTTACCCGGTATCCGCCCATAAGACGAGCCGATGAACTGAGGCAACAACTGGTGGGGCTGGGTACTCTGGCCATAGCGGGAACCTTTCTGACTTCGCAGGATTCCTCCAGGGCTTTTTCGGTCGCGCTGGCAGTTGCCTGCCCCTACGCCACAGTCCTTGCATCCTCGGCTGCATTTACCTGTGCTCAGGCTGGTGCAGCCCGCAGCGGCATTCTTATCGAGAGCGGCCTTGCTCTTGAGAGATTTGGGGAGGCTGACAGCCTGTGCTTTGTCCAGACTCCCGTTTCGGGCTCGCATCAGGTGAGTGAAGAGGTTCTGCGCTGCCTCCGGAAGGAGGGGGTGCAGATGATTGCAAAAGCGCAGTGGCCCCAGGAGGCCATCGAGCTGGCTGACATAACCCTGGTGGATGCCAGCTTCGAACAACTGCTGTTCATCCGGCAACTGAGCCATAAGACTCTCTGTATCATGGAGCAGAATCATTGGCTGGCAGTTGCTGCCAATATTGCCGAGCTTGCCCTTGAATTTGGAGATTGCCTCACTCCCCTGACGGGCAATCTCCTGCACCTTGCGCGGGGTCTTGGAATTATGCTCAATTCCATCCGGTTGCTGAAGTGGAAGCCCGCCCGCCAGACTCAAGGAGCGAGATGAATCACTTCGCTCTTATGGGAAAGACGACACGGCAGTGTTGTATTTCTCCCGCAGAGACGCTGAGACGCAGAGGGTATCATTTTCGGTTATTCTCTGCGCCTTTGCGTCTCTGCGGGAGATCATTCTTCCATCCTTGAATACGGGCCATCGGATGTGTGCCACGTATCCCATATGAGCGAATCACTTTTGATAATCATAATGAATTCGGGGATCGATGAGAGTATACGACAGGTCCGTGAGGAGATTTACCAGGACATAGCTCATGGCTACGACCAGAACACACCCCTGGATCAGGGGATAGTCCCTGGTGTAAATGGCCTGAATGGTCAGCCTGCCGAGCCCTGGCCAGGCAAAAATCATTTCGGTGATGATCGATCCGGTCAGCAGGGCACCGATTTGCAGCCCGACAATAGTGATGACCGGAATAAGGGCATTTTTCAGGGCATGCTTCAGAATAACCTTCCAGTATGGCAGCCCCTTGGCCCTGGCGGTAACAATGTAATCCTCCTCCAAAACGTCCAGCATACTGGAGCGGACCATCCGGGTCAGGATAGCGGACATGGATGTGCCAAGGGTAATGGCCGGAAGGACAAGGTGCCATATTCCGTCCCTGCCGGAGATCGGCAGCCAGCCAAGTTTCAGAGAGAAGAGAATGATCAGGAGAGGGCCGAGCCAGAAGTTTGGCATGGAAACCCCGATCAATGAGAACAGTAAGGCTGCATGGTCGAAAAGGGAATAGTGCTTCAGAGCACAGATAATTCCGAGGGGAAGGGAAATCAGCAGGGCGGTCAGGATAGCTGCCAGCATCAGCTCCAGGGTCGCCGGATACTTTTTCATGATCAGAGACAAGACCGGCTGCTGTGAGTGCAGTGACCTGCCAAGGTCTCCTTTCCCCACCCTTGTGAGAAAATCGAAGTATTGCCGGATGATCGGTTTATCCAGGCCAAGCTCATGGCGCAGCAGTTGTTTATCCACGGCCTGGGCATTTTCTCCCAGCATGATATCTACCGGATCTCCGGGAATACAGTGAATGAGAAAGAAAACCAGCGTAACTACCCCAAGAATGCTGGGAAACAGCCAGAGAATCCTCTTTGCCAGATAGTTGAGAAGCATGGACCTTCACCCCCACCCAACATCCCCCCTCAAGGGGGAGGAGTTTATTGGATGCTTCAATGCAACGCGGGGAACATCTGTGAAATTATAGCTTGACTTGAAAAGATATCCTATTATAATCTAAGGAGAAATGCAAGCAAAAGTGCAGGTTGAAACTCGATTCCCCCAAAACCCCGGAAACAAGGAGTAAGATACCATGTGTATCGCCGTTCCCTGTCAGATTGTAGCGATTCACGATTCGACGGCCATTGTCGAAATTGGCGGCATTCGCAAAGAGGCATGGCTGGACCTGTTGAGTGAAGCGCAGGTCGGAGATTATGTTATTATTCATGCCGGATACGCTATCCAGAAACTGGATGCCGAGGATGCCGAGGAAACCCTCCGCCTTCTGAGAGAATTGGCCAACGCTGAGGAAAATGACCAATGAAATATCTTGACGAATTTCGTGATTCTGTCATTGCCGGGCAGCTCATTGAAAAAATCAGGCACCTGAGTGCCGGTGTCAATCGGAAGCTGCGGTTTATGGAGGTCTGCGGCAGCCATACCGTTGCCATTTATAAAGCTGGAATCAGGGGCTTTTTCCCTGATATTGATCTTATTTCCGGTCCCGGCTGTCCGGTCTGCGTCACCAGTACCCGGGATATCGACCGGGCTGTCAAGCTGGCCGGGATGCCGGATACCATTGTGACCACCTTTGGTGACATGATCCGGGTTCCGGGCTCGATCTCCAGCCTGCAGAAAAAGATATCCCAGGGGGCTGACGTCAGGATTGTCTATTCCCCCCTCGATGCCCTGCGGGTCGCCCGCGAGAACCCTGCCAAAAGGGTGGTTTTTCTGGCCGTTGGCTTTGAAACGACCGCACCGGCCATTGCAGCCACGGTTTTACAGGCAGCGAGGGAGAATTGCGGGAATTTTTCCGTGCTCTCATATCATAAGGTGATCCCTCCGGCCATGAAAGCGCTTCTGGCAGGGGAGGAAGTGCTGATCGACGGCTTCATCTGCCCCGGTCATGTGAGCGCCATTATCGGCTCGAAGCCCTACGAATTTATCTCCACGGAGTATCATCTGCCGGCGGTGATAACCGGATTTGAACCCGT
This window of the bacterium genome carries:
- the hypD gene encoding hydrogenase formation protein HypD codes for the protein MKYLDEFRDSVIAGQLIEKIRHLSAGVNRKLRFMEVCGSHTVAIYKAGIRGFFPDIDLISGPGCPVCVTSTRDIDRAVKLAGMPDTIVTTFGDMIRVPGSISSLQKKISQGADVRIVYSPLDALRVARENPAKRVVFLAVGFETTAPAIAATVLQAARENCGNFSVLSYHKVIPPAMKALLAGEEVLIDGFICPGHVSAIIGSKPYEFISTEYHLPAVITGFEPVDILQALYLMMVQIRENRPAVEVPYSRVVKPEGNPLAVRKLQEVFQPADAQWRGLGVIPESGLVLREQFVRYDAMRQFDLSVEEKPDPPGCECGLILKGLKKPADCPLFGRACHPRHPVGPCMVSTEGSCAAAYKYGRS
- a CDS encoding HypC/HybG/HupF family hydrogenase formation chaperone codes for the protein MCIAVPCQIVAIHDSTAIVEIGGIRKEAWLDLLSEAQVGDYVIIHAGYAIQKLDAEDAEETLRLLRELANAEENDQ
- the nikB gene encoding nickel ABC transporter permease, giving the protein MLLNYLAKRILWLFPSILGVVTLVFFLIHCIPGDPVDIMLGENAQAVDKQLLRHELGLDKPIIRQYFDFLTRVGKGDLGRSLHSQQPVLSLIMKKYPATLELMLAAILTALLISLPLGIICALKHYSLFDHAALLFSLIGVSMPNFWLGPLLIILFSLKLGWLPISGRDGIWHLVLPAITLGTSMSAILTRMVRSSMLDVLEEDYIVTARAKGLPYWKVILKHALKNALIPVITIVGLQIGALLTGSIITEMIFAWPGLGRLTIQAIYTRDYPLIQGCVLVVAMSYVLVNLLTDLSYTLIDPRIHYDYQK
- a CDS encoding right-handed parallel beta-helix repeat-containing protein, translating into MGRKRELAVSVLVCLVLLGPGFAGQMPCAFGRDLRIPRDYPRIQEAIDASSPGDRIMVAEGNYPEQVRLKAGITLEGGWNKQFTQRDWKKYPTVIDVKGKNGWAIFAASDTVLDGFIVQNATQVKTEKEEYGSGIYCLSAQQVIIRNNTFRQNEPSGIYAGDSQVTIIGNHILNNVKAGIHLEKGSTLVVQSNIIEGNKEAGISSLSKVPNRIEVFGNRVFRNGRGGIDCQNATGKVYNNIVYENKEAGIRGCISPLEVINNTVVRNGQAGVSMDDQSREITIKNNILVFNAESGISSAQRGYSHNLLFANTGEEYCDPNLLPCIRSQHAGYEDEESYRKIGQIIANPRFVDPNSHDYHLLPGSPAIDAGDSNPIYADKNFPPSLGSERNDMGAYGGPYTVAEERNKTNRAPLPKAEISSPLFAGDTVRLDASASQDPDGDMLKYEWALLSAPSGSTAKIFRSDRPKTTFQADRAGEYRISLKLVDRWGASGETTLVAKVQKNHPPTAYAGEDLESVSMGDTIKLSGDVSSDDDGDPLTYRWQFAARPQKSQARLSDPSSASPSFTVDQPGCYLLQLMVNDGQTDSQPDEIVINTVYASPDKIRHVPAQYPTIQSAVDAAQPGDTVLVQAGTYRENVYIDKLLNLKGVNWPVIDGGGKPGNVDTVKIDSLGEQAGRIEGFVITGGGSGPLAHGLSSWDSSPTICNNQFTGNLNNGIGLHGRRLLSEKAQVYGNIVYGNKGGIGNGRGGCAHIHHNYVFRNSVFGIGCRGFSAPRIEHNHIFENDIGVGMREVSSPQIVGNLIYHNKRGITLSPVSTVKASKGEDILIYNNLIFQNREIGLSVTSFNLSRVMIINNTIDSNGREKPSRRAGGIILGWPWPATFEAVIQNNVITNNTGAGILNYPGPQDLRGTGDAVQAAQGETKEPARLGGAKVALARNNLWNNTENYSGCLTGDGDISQDPIFAAQGRQPWEQYFLSQTDAGQSQNSPCVNAGLASTTAAPYLAGHTTRVDLQPDTAGPDLGFHYFPADCGQDLPSLVREKLEGQAK